From a region of the Armatimonadota bacterium genome:
- a CDS encoding ABC transporter ATP-binding protein, with protein sequence MALIEVDRLTKTYHLGSQEVRALRGVSLEVQRGEFLAIMGPSGSGKSTFMNLIGCLDTPTSGSYTLDGIQVSGMNEDELAEIRGSRIGFVYQTFNLLARTTALQNVELPLFYVGAANRREIAMRCLEAVGLGDRMHHKPNELSGGQQQRVAIARAMVNDPPIIFGDEPTGNLDTSTGEEIMSIFGQFHRAGKTVVIITHEEDIAEHAQRIIRFKDGVIVGDEPVSRRRGDTSTVRAAGPLTREPPARVIAGAVSPTT encoded by the coding sequence ATGGCACTGATTGAAGTAGACAGACTGACCAAAACCTATCACCTGGGCTCCCAGGAGGTTCGCGCCCTGAGAGGGGTGAGCCTGGAAGTCCAACGCGGTGAGTTCCTCGCGATCATGGGCCCTTCAGGATCCGGTAAGTCTACGTTCATGAACCTCATAGGCTGCCTGGATACACCCACCAGCGGCTCATACACGCTCGACGGTATTCAGGTATCCGGAATGAACGAAGACGAGTTGGCTGAAATCCGCGGCTCCAGGATCGGGTTTGTGTATCAGACCTTCAACCTGCTGGCGCGAACCACCGCCCTGCAAAACGTGGAGCTGCCGCTCTTCTATGTCGGGGCGGCGAACCGCCGGGAAATCGCCATGCGGTGCCTGGAAGCCGTCGGCCTGGGCGACCGCATGCACCACAAGCCGAACGAGCTCTCCGGGGGCCAGCAGCAGCGGGTGGCCATCGCGCGGGCGATGGTCAACGACCCGCCGATCATCTTCGGCGACGAGCCAACCGGTAATCTGGACACCAGCACCGGGGAAGAGATCATGTCCATCTTCGGGCAGTTCCACCGCGCCGGGAAAACGGTCGTCATCATCACCCACGAGGAGGACATCGCCGAGCACGCCCAGCGGATCATCCGGTTCAAGGACGGGGTGATCGTGGGTGACGAGCCGGTATCGCGACGCCGGGGAGACACATCGACGGTTCGTGCCGCCGGGCCGCTCACACGGGAGCCCCCGGCCCGCGTGATCGCAGGAGCGGTTTCCCCGACGACGTGA
- a CDS encoding sigma-70 family RNA polymerase sigma factor: MALPSLHRATTWIRPAEDVRARFDALLSPLLLPLYRFARGMTHNAEDAEDLVQDAVVHAYRAFSSFRNGTNFKAWLFRICVNQYVDTYRSRQRAPMMLPLMDYDVNEDPNTPKSASPEEDLLQTVMDEELQHALAALPDSFRAVVLLSDMEGMPYDEIAHALAIPIGTVRSRLFRGRTQMRASLDGFARRRGLLEEGL, translated from the coding sequence ATGGCACTACCCAGTCTACATAGGGCGACAACATGGATCAGGCCGGCGGAAGACGTCCGGGCCCGGTTCGACGCCCTCCTCTCGCCGCTCCTGCTCCCCCTGTACCGGTTTGCCCGCGGAATGACCCACAACGCCGAGGATGCGGAGGATCTGGTTCAGGACGCGGTGGTGCACGCTTACCGCGCGTTCAGTTCATTCCGGAACGGCACGAATTTCAAAGCATGGCTCTTCCGGATCTGTGTGAACCAGTACGTGGACACGTACCGCAGCCGCCAGAGAGCCCCGATGATGCTTCCCCTGATGGATTACGACGTGAACGAGGACCCAAATACCCCGAAATCGGCATCGCCGGAGGAGGATCTGCTACAGACCGTAATGGATGAGGAACTGCAGCACGCCCTCGCCGCGCTGCCGGACAGTTTTCGCGCGGTGGTGCTGCTCAGTGACATGGAGGGTATGCCGTACGACGAGATCGCGCATGCCCTGGCGATCCCCATCGGGACCGTGCGCAGCCGCCTGTTTCGCGGGCGGACGCAGATGCGCGCGTCCCTCGACGGCTTCGCGCGCCGTCGCGGGCTGCTGGAGGAAGGTCTATGA
- a CDS encoding ABC transporter permease: protein MTSQLPKPKPLVPELEPPCPPNRANGNGTATGITIPKIILAKGFNTVSLLMAIRGLGANKLRAILTMLGVIIGVGAVIIAIAIGQGSREAVSQSLRQLGTNTLNVMAGAQRSGGIGFGFGSRSTMKPADAAAILKDCPSVIRVSPQVQGGAQVKYQDKNDNVTVYGQGVDYPDINNHHVRIGQFFDAQDVKSRRRVAVLGSTTFKDLFEEQTAVGKYVRVAGQRFEVVGVFQSKGGTGFRNPDSGVYVPYTTAMRRLFGQTSLQGITCQASSDSVMKRAQQEITETLRRQHGIFTGADDDFLVFNQADLAAAQNEQQDTFSSLITYLAIVSLVVGGVGIMNIMLVSVTERTREIGVRKAIGAKRRDILVQFLLEALFLSLIGGVLGVALGIGGAKLVESVNNWTVLVAPSTVLLAFSFSALVGAFFGFYPAWKASRLSPIDALRYE from the coding sequence ATGACATCACAACTTCCCAAACCAAAGCCGCTCGTGCCCGAACTGGAACCGCCTTGTCCACCCAACCGCGCGAACGGGAATGGAACGGCCACCGGGATTACCATCCCGAAGATCATCCTGGCCAAAGGCTTCAACACCGTCAGCCTCCTGATGGCCATCCGCGGCCTCGGCGCGAACAAACTGCGCGCGATCCTGACGATGCTGGGTGTGATCATCGGCGTCGGCGCGGTGATCATCGCCATCGCGATCGGGCAGGGCTCGCGTGAGGCGGTCTCACAGAGCCTGCGTCAACTGGGCACGAACACCCTGAACGTGATGGCCGGCGCCCAGCGCAGCGGTGGCATCGGCTTCGGCTTCGGGTCCCGCAGCACGATGAAGCCCGCCGACGCGGCGGCGATATTGAAGGACTGTCCCAGCGTCATCCGAGTGTCGCCGCAGGTTCAAGGCGGGGCCCAGGTCAAATACCAGGACAAGAACGACAACGTCACCGTCTATGGACAGGGCGTGGACTACCCGGACATCAACAACCACCACGTCCGAATCGGGCAGTTCTTCGACGCGCAGGACGTGAAATCACGCCGCCGCGTGGCCGTGCTCGGCTCCACCACCTTCAAAGACCTGTTTGAGGAGCAGACCGCGGTCGGCAAGTACGTGCGCGTGGCCGGACAGCGGTTCGAGGTGGTCGGCGTGTTCCAGTCCAAAGGCGGGACGGGGTTTCGGAATCCGGACAGCGGAGTCTACGTTCCCTACACCACCGCCATGCGACGCCTTTTCGGGCAAACGAGCCTGCAGGGCATCACGTGCCAGGCGAGTTCCGACAGCGTCATGAAACGGGCCCAGCAGGAAATCACGGAGACGCTGCGGCGCCAGCACGGCATCTTCACCGGGGCGGACGACGATTTCCTCGTGTTCAACCAGGCCGATCTCGCCGCGGCGCAGAACGAACAGCAGGATACCTTCTCCTCGCTCATCACCTACCTCGCCATCGTTTCGCTGGTTGTGGGCGGCGTGGGGATCATGAACATTATGCTTGTCTCCGTCACGGAACGGACCCGCGAAATCGGTGTGCGCAAGGCCATCGGCGCCAAGCGCCGCGATATACTCGTCCAATTCCTGCTGGAGGCCCTCTTCCTGTCGCTGATCGGCGGGGTGCTGGGCGTCGCCCTCGGTATCGGCGGCGCGAAACTCGTCGAGTCCGTCAACAACTGGACCGTGCTTGTGGCGCCGTCCACGGTGCTTCTCGCGTTCAGTTTCTCCGCCCTCGTGGGGGCCTTCTTCGGGTTCTATCCCGCGTGGAAAGCCTCGCGCCTGAGCCCGATCGATGCGCTCCGCTATGAGTGA
- a CDS encoding TIGR03118 family protein — MNVIHLRHAGCLAVILACSVSGASADSRHAPRHTAFYLRTNLVSDIAGVALNTDPNLVNPWGIAVNPHGPIWVADNGTGLSSVFDNGGNPLPSEASPLVVTIAPPAGSPPDATAAPTGVVFNASSSFAITAGANSAPARFIFATEDGTVSGWNPTVAATSSVLGFDNSNAPAGAVYKGLALGHNATGDHIYLTNFHTGMVDVLDAAFHPVVLPGGFTDPNIPVGFAPFGIQNVGGMLYITYAKQNAEQHDDVSGPGNGYIDVFDTDGHLLRRFASQGALNSPWGMAVAPHSFGRLGGALLVGNFGDGRINAYNLATGAWVGALMDSRNRPIAIDGLWGLAFGVPESDRDDDNPAPLIFTAGIAHEAHGLFGKIEAARK; from the coding sequence ATGAATGTAATACACCTCCGCCATGCGGGTTGCCTGGCGGTCATACTTGCTTGCAGCGTGTCCGGAGCCAGTGCCGACAGCCGCCACGCGCCACGCCACACCGCGTTTTATCTCCGTACGAATCTGGTCTCGGACATCGCCGGGGTCGCGCTTAATACCGACCCGAATCTTGTGAACCCCTGGGGCATCGCGGTGAACCCGCATGGCCCCATCTGGGTCGCCGATAACGGCACGGGGCTTTCCTCCGTATTCGATAACGGAGGCAACCCGCTCCCGTCCGAGGCGTCACCGCTGGTTGTCACGATCGCGCCGCCCGCCGGCAGCCCGCCGGATGCCACCGCGGCGCCGACAGGAGTGGTGTTCAACGCATCCAGCTCGTTCGCCATCACCGCCGGGGCAAACTCCGCGCCGGCGCGATTTATCTTCGCAACCGAGGATGGCACCGTCTCTGGCTGGAACCCGACCGTGGCCGCAACGAGTTCGGTGCTGGGCTTTGACAACTCAAACGCGCCGGCCGGCGCCGTCTACAAAGGCCTGGCGCTGGGGCACAATGCCACCGGCGACCACATCTACCTGACCAACTTCCACACGGGGATGGTGGACGTCCTGGACGCCGCATTCCACCCGGTCGTACTGCCGGGCGGCTTCACGGATCCCAACATCCCGGTGGGTTTCGCGCCGTTCGGCATCCAGAACGTGGGCGGAATGCTGTACATCACCTACGCCAAACAGAACGCGGAACAGCATGACGACGTCAGCGGCCCGGGTAACGGCTATATCGATGTGTTCGATACCGATGGCCATCTTCTGCGTCGCTTCGCCTCGCAGGGCGCGCTCAATTCACCATGGGGAATGGCCGTTGCGCCCCACAGCTTTGGCCGGCTCGGCGGCGCTCTGCTCGTCGGCAACTTCGGCGACGGACGGATCAACGCCTACAATCTCGCGACCGGCGCCTGGGTGGGCGCCTTGATGGACTCCCGAAATCGGCCCATCGCCATCGACGGACTCTGGGGCCTGGCATTCGGCGTTCCTGAAAGCGACCGGGACGACGACAACCCCGCGCCGCTCATCTTCACGGCGGGCATCGCCCACGAGGCCCACGGCCTGTTCGGCAAGATCGAGGCCGCCAGGAAATGA
- a CDS encoding efflux RND transporter periplasmic adaptor subunit: MRRTKPSFAIATVVVLAAALYMALGRRDPNAAQMTQYKVAAAQIGSVRKTVSSTGTLQPWTTVDIKSKAGGRIVQMAVDVGSEVKKGQIIARIDPSDTLLSVDQARSDISSSDAKKEQSQRTYLLQVQQTEISIANAGAALISAQKGRTAAAVRLETAKIQAGVQPALTKASIAQARANFNQAVKQRAQLNATNEQQKASAQSAYDQAMANSRNSQSNLKRQTTLLAKGFVSEQSMENARAANEVSQAQVDTARAKLQTLDAELKADVDTADARVEQAKAALQSAEAGGVEVKTRQDAVREAAAALEQADAQVTQAEQALRQARAGVANDAIRRLDIASAEASHTRSQATLKNADDTLAQTTVRAPSDGVILQKYVDQGTIITSGLSMNSTGSSIVQLGDTARMFVDVTVDETDIASVNVGQQVEVSMDAYPGVAFEGKVSRIDPRAVAEQNVTQIHVRVEVDNSSATFRLLKPGMNATCDFIVGEKSSTLIVPSTAVRSDDNGSYVQIAGGGKPAPADTGSSQAADSAILVGVKLARRSVEVGLQGDEATEITSGLKNGEIVVVQTIEPATSTTQKTTTSAIKSGMPGGGGPPPGPPPGR, from the coding sequence ATGAGACGGACCAAACCATCATTCGCCATTGCGACCGTGGTGGTCCTGGCTGCGGCGCTGTATATGGCGCTCGGACGGCGGGATCCCAACGCGGCGCAGATGACCCAGTACAAAGTCGCCGCCGCTCAGATCGGCTCGGTGCGAAAAACAGTCTCATCGACGGGAACTCTCCAGCCGTGGACCACGGTGGACATCAAGTCCAAGGCCGGCGGGCGCATCGTTCAGATGGCTGTTGACGTCGGCAGTGAGGTGAAGAAGGGGCAGATCATCGCCCGCATCGATCCTTCGGACACTCTCTTGAGCGTGGACCAGGCCCGATCCGACATCTCCTCCTCGGACGCGAAGAAGGAACAGAGCCAGCGAACGTATCTGCTGCAGGTTCAGCAGACCGAGATCTCCATCGCCAATGCCGGGGCCGCCCTGATATCGGCACAGAAGGGGCGCACGGCGGCGGCCGTTCGGCTCGAGACCGCGAAGATCCAGGCGGGCGTGCAGCCGGCTCTCACCAAAGCGAGCATCGCCCAGGCCCGGGCCAACTTCAATCAGGCCGTCAAACAGCGGGCGCAACTGAACGCCACGAACGAACAGCAAAAGGCCAGCGCACAGTCGGCGTACGATCAGGCGATGGCGAATTCACGCAACAGCCAGTCCAATCTGAAGCGGCAGACCACCCTTCTGGCCAAGGGCTTCGTCTCCGAACAGAGCATGGAAAACGCCCGCGCCGCCAACGAGGTGTCACAGGCGCAAGTGGACACCGCGCGCGCAAAACTGCAGACGCTGGACGCCGAATTGAAAGCGGACGTGGACACAGCGGACGCGCGTGTGGAACAGGCGAAAGCGGCGCTGCAAAGCGCCGAAGCCGGCGGCGTTGAAGTGAAGACCCGTCAGGATGCCGTTCGTGAAGCGGCGGCCGCGCTGGAGCAGGCGGACGCTCAGGTAACCCAGGCGGAGCAGGCTCTGCGCCAGGCAAGGGCCGGCGTGGCCAATGACGCGATCCGCCGGCTGGATATCGCCAGCGCCGAGGCGAGCCACACGCGCAGCCAGGCGACCTTGAAGAATGCGGACGATACGCTCGCCCAGACAACGGTCCGCGCGCCGTCCGACGGCGTGATCCTTCAGAAGTACGTCGACCAGGGCACGATCATCACATCCGGCCTCTCCATGAACTCGACCGGTTCCAGCATCGTCCAGTTGGGGGATACGGCGCGGATGTTTGTGGACGTGACCGTGGACGAGACGGACATCGCCAGCGTGAACGTGGGCCAGCAGGTGGAGGTGAGCATGGACGCCTATCCCGGCGTCGCCTTCGAGGGCAAAGTGTCCCGCATCGATCCCCGCGCCGTCGCCGAACAGAACGTCACCCAGATCCACGTGCGCGTTGAGGTGGACAATTCGTCGGCCACGTTCCGCCTGTTGAAGCCGGGGATGAACGCCACGTGCGACTTTATCGTAGGCGAGAAGAGCAGCACCCTCATCGTGCCCTCCACCGCCGTTCGCTCCGACGACAACGGTTCCTACGTTCAGATCGCCGGCGGCGGTAAACCGGCCCCGGCGGACACGGGTTCCAGCCAGGCCGCCGATTCGGCCATCCTGGTCGGAGTGAAACTGGCCCGCAGATCGGTGGAAGTCGGTCTGCAGGGCGACGAGGCCACGGAGATCACTTCGGGGCTGAAGAACGGCGAGATCGTGGTCGTCCAGACCATCGAGCCCGCGACTTCAACAACGCAGAAGACGACCACGAGCGCCATCAAGAGCGGGATGCCCGGTGGCGGCGGCCCGCCCCCTGGTCCGCCCCCCGGACGGTAG
- a CDS encoding zf-HC2 domain-containing protein, whose product MKHCTPDELIAYVDGVCTNSEAARVKAHVGECPDCGRTVFQQESVKRLLAASAMGVMAPAGLAARVASTLDTVPPPAPSVARRMSAWKGPLSISIVAIVVSSGLWFARTRPQPVDVAALVSVHRHAFQPPAGKTFLTGSDPAARAWLQQTLSARSAAPRLPLPLAGIGACHVGDTPAAIWMYRAAQPVTLIEVLARQRPPGWPPASTDGKVVSGTYGGYNVVIWTRQDRTFALVAQLPPDRLAGLLGGSP is encoded by the coding sequence ATGAAACACTGCACTCCAGACGAGTTGATCGCCTACGTTGATGGCGTCTGCACAAACTCGGAGGCCGCCCGGGTCAAAGCCCACGTCGGCGAATGCCCGGACTGCGGGCGCACGGTCTTCCAGCAGGAATCGGTGAAGCGACTGCTGGCGGCAAGCGCCATGGGCGTCATGGCGCCCGCCGGGCTCGCCGCTCGAGTCGCGTCCACACTCGATACCGTGCCGCCTCCCGCGCCGTCGGTGGCGCGCCGCATGAGCGCCTGGAAAGGCCCTCTGTCGATCTCCATCGTCGCGATCGTGGTTTCCTCCGGGCTATGGTTCGCCCGCACGCGCCCGCAGCCCGTGGATGTCGCCGCGCTGGTGTCGGTTCATCGCCACGCGTTCCAGCCGCCGGCCGGCAAGACGTTCCTCACCGGGAGCGACCCGGCGGCGCGCGCGTGGCTGCAGCAGACGCTCTCGGCGCGCTCGGCCGCCCCGAGGCTTCCCTTGCCGCTGGCCGGAATCGGCGCGTGCCACGTGGGCGATACGCCCGCGGCAATCTGGATGTACCGCGCCGCACAGCCGGTGACGTTGATAGAGGTGCTCGCGCGGCAGCGCCCGCCCGGCTGGCCGCCGGCCTCCACCGATGGAAAAGTGGTTAGCGGAACTTATGGAGGGTATAACGTAGTTATATGGACGCGACAGGATCGGACGTTTGCGCTGGTTGCACAATTGCCGCCCGATCGACTGGCGGGGCTATTAGGGGGGTCTCCATGA
- a CDS encoding nitrite/sulfite reductase: MNKVEQIKQEKDGLDVWEDIFRYAEQGFDAITEDDLTRLRWYGIYQQRPNNGHFMLRVRIPGGVLTSAQAAELAALARDRGRGFCDITTRQDIQFHWLTIADMAEVLPRLAGVGLTTKEACGDVTRNITGCPLHGVNADEIIDPTPLIERIGARILNDDAFSNLPRKFKICISGCPAQCAKPEINDLGLLAVKHPETGVVGYNVTVGGGLSTQPRFARNLDAWVTEDQAVDLAVAVTEIFRDDGYRVSRHRARLKYLVDDWGPEEFRARLQVKLPFTLSAGVPMEWEDTYEDHIGIRPQSQRGLFSLGITVLVGRISAEQLAAASDVAGRFGQGRLRTTLGQNLIVLDVAGEDVAEASRVLADAGLTVGAGPVERGAVTCTGIEFCNLAVVETKERMREIVSFVGANAAVDSPFRMQMNGCPNSCGQHHIADIGFQGGRVKIDGQVHECFDISVGGGLGNDRAFTHTIRRKVLAEDAKTVVANLMNAYTERRETGESFKAFIRRNTDEDLAAYLGGTEIPADAEVMEG, translated from the coding sequence ATGAACAAGGTTGAGCAGATCAAACAGGAGAAGGACGGTCTGGACGTCTGGGAAGACATCTTCCGGTATGCGGAACAGGGGTTCGACGCGATCACGGAAGACGATTTGACGCGTTTGCGCTGGTACGGGATCTACCAGCAGCGTCCGAACAACGGGCATTTCATGCTGCGCGTGAGGATTCCCGGCGGCGTGCTCACCTCGGCGCAGGCGGCGGAATTGGCGGCGCTGGCACGGGACAGGGGCCGCGGGTTCTGCGACATCACCACGCGCCAGGATATCCAGTTCCATTGGCTCACCATCGCGGACATGGCCGAAGTTCTCCCCCGCCTCGCCGGTGTGGGGCTCACCACCAAGGAAGCCTGCGGCGACGTGACCCGGAACATCACCGGCTGCCCGCTTCACGGCGTGAACGCCGATGAGATTATCGACCCGACGCCGCTCATCGAGCGGATCGGCGCCCGAATCCTCAACGACGACGCATTCTCCAACCTCCCACGCAAATTCAAGATATGCATCTCGGGATGCCCCGCTCAATGCGCCAAGCCGGAGATCAACGACCTCGGCCTCCTGGCGGTGAAGCACCCGGAGACGGGCGTTGTCGGCTACAACGTGACCGTGGGCGGCGGCCTTTCCACACAACCGCGCTTTGCCCGGAACCTCGACGCGTGGGTGACGGAAGACCAGGCGGTTGATCTGGCGGTCGCCGTCACGGAGATCTTCCGCGACGACGGGTATCGCGTCTCGCGTCATCGCGCGCGGCTAAAATACCTTGTTGACGATTGGGGCCCGGAGGAATTCCGCGCGCGCCTGCAGGTGAAGCTGCCTTTCACGCTGTCCGCCGGCGTTCCGATGGAGTGGGAAGACACCTATGAGGACCACATAGGCATCCGCCCGCAGTCCCAGCGCGGCCTGTTCAGCCTCGGCATCACGGTGCTTGTCGGGCGCATCTCCGCCGAACAACTGGCGGCGGCCTCGGATGTGGCCGGCCGGTTCGGCCAGGGGCGGCTGCGGACCACGCTGGGGCAGAATTTGATCGTGCTGGACGTCGCCGGCGAGGACGTCGCCGAGGCCTCCCGCGTGCTGGCTGACGCCGGGCTGACCGTCGGCGCCGGTCCCGTTGAACGCGGCGCCGTCACCTGCACGGGCATCGAGTTCTGCAACCTGGCGGTTGTGGAGACGAAGGAACGCATGAGGGAGATCGTGTCGTTCGTCGGCGCGAACGCGGCGGTTGACAGCCCGTTCCGCATGCAGATGAACGGCTGCCCCAACTCCTGCGGGCAGCACCACATCGCCGACATCGGCTTCCAGGGTGGGCGCGTCAAGATCGACGGGCAGGTTCACGAGTGCTTCGACATCTCCGTAGGCGGCGGACTGGGTAACGACCGCGCCTTCACGCACACGATCCGGCGCAAGGTGCTGGCGGAAGACGCAAAGACGGTCGTTGCCAACCTGATGAACGCGTATACGGAGCGCCGGGAGACCGGTGAGTCGTTCAAAGCCTTCATCCGCCGCAACACGGACGAAGACCTGGCGGCGTACCTGGGCGGCACCGAGATCCCCGCGGACGCGGAGGTGATGGAGGGCTGA
- a CDS encoding prepilin-type N-terminal cleavage/methylation domain-containing protein, whose amino-acid sequence MSDQDRTDSGFTLLELLVVIAIIALLAAILLPVFARAREGGKRATCLSNLRQLGDAAQTYADDNDGYMPFGHTVTVGYGAPDEPTYWLDALKPLLSTYDIARCPSDPDVRASLPPRVPSYDHSIIGEREAPYTSYLINGYFTDSVDGRRTGLHSIAHPSDTVLFAERDTRRLSQLGWSNDDDYHPFEAQEFWFRDTATGQDAALAVGRHGGGANYLYTDGRAAWRRPEQTYVPGGVDQHRP is encoded by the coding sequence ATGAGCGATCAAGACCGTACGGATAGCGGGTTCACGCTTCTGGAATTGCTTGTTGTCATCGCGATCATCGCCCTTCTGGCGGCGATCTTGCTTCCAGTGTTTGCCCGCGCGCGAGAGGGGGGCAAACGGGCTACATGCCTCAGCAACCTTCGGCAGCTCGGTGACGCCGCGCAGACTTACGCGGACGACAACGACGGGTATATGCCGTTCGGACACACGGTTACCGTAGGCTACGGTGCGCCGGACGAACCAACCTATTGGCTCGATGCGCTCAAACCGTTGCTCTCAACCTATGACATCGCGCGCTGCCCGTCGGACCCCGACGTACGGGCCAGCCTCCCCCCGCGCGTGCCAAGCTACGATCACTCCATCATTGGCGAGCGGGAAGCGCCGTACACCAGTTACCTCATCAACGGCTATTTTACCGACTCCGTGGACGGACGGCGGACGGGGCTGCATTCCATAGCCCACCCGTCGGACACGGTCCTGTTCGCGGAGCGTGACACCCGGCGGCTCTCGCAGTTGGGCTGGTCCAATGATGACGACTACCACCCGTTCGAGGCGCAGGAATTCTGGTTCCGCGATACCGCGACGGGGCAGGATGCCGCCCTCGCCGTCGGCCGGCACGGAGGCGGAGCGAACTACCTATACACGGACGGGCGGGCCGCGTGGCGCAGACCGGAGCAGACGTATGTCCCCGGCGGCGTTGATCAGCATCGTCCGTAG
- a CDS encoding TolC family protein, which produces MLTRITTTIAVLLSAALAARAGQTSDASPVDMSQPLTLSGAIRIALENQNQIGIARSQQSAAEAGLVQARSAYFPTVTPGYLNTYRSATRGATDTQNSATVDLTQTLYDSGKREQTVARGRNAVRAAAYNVTDVRQSVILNVTTDWYELLRSKELVRVAESGVDRAKSTLDATRAFVESGSSARKDVLQVQADYDNSQVAAIQARNNVRLAETTLKQAMGIVTSQPILTVGNGAAAPGPTTDALADDLDRAYNNRPDLRRALQDADSTRRAVTMARIEAGPKVTSTVGATYSAHPNPGTDSVILTSVTYPLFDAGASRAAVREARESARQSAMQIELMRQEIAAGVETAFLQREEARTRIAASQTALVAARENYAAASESHQEGSGTILDVIAAQNQLVTAETNAVQAIYDYFTAAARLERAVGANEPGGAEGETR; this is translated from the coding sequence ATGTTAACCCGAATTACAACCACAATCGCCGTCCTTCTGTCCGCCGCACTGGCCGCGAGGGCAGGGCAAACATCCGACGCATCGCCGGTTGACATGTCCCAGCCTCTCACCCTGAGCGGCGCGATCAGGATCGCACTGGAGAATCAGAACCAGATCGGCATTGCTCGAAGCCAGCAGTCGGCGGCGGAGGCGGGGCTTGTGCAGGCGCGCTCGGCGTATTTCCCGACCGTGACGCCCGGCTACCTGAACACCTACCGGAGCGCAACGCGTGGCGCCACCGACACTCAGAACAGCGCCACCGTTGATCTCACGCAAACCCTCTACGATTCCGGCAAACGCGAGCAGACCGTGGCTCGCGGCCGGAACGCCGTCCGCGCCGCCGCGTACAACGTCACCGACGTACGCCAGTCCGTGATCCTGAATGTGACGACCGACTGGTACGAACTGCTAAGGAGCAAGGAGTTGGTGCGCGTGGCCGAATCCGGTGTGGATCGGGCCAAATCGACCCTGGATGCCACACGTGCATTCGTCGAATCAGGCTCATCCGCGCGGAAGGACGTCCTGCAGGTTCAGGCCGATTACGACAATTCGCAGGTTGCCGCCATCCAGGCGCGGAACAACGTGCGGCTTGCCGAGACGACGTTGAAACAGGCGATGGGCATCGTCACGAGCCAGCCGATCCTGACGGTCGGCAACGGGGCCGCGGCGCCAGGCCCGACGACGGATGCGCTGGCCGACGATCTTGATCGGGCCTACAACAACCGTCCCGACCTCCGAAGGGCCCTTCAGGATGCCGATTCCACGCGCCGGGCGGTGACGATGGCCCGCATAGAGGCCGGACCGAAGGTCACGTCCACCGTTGGCGCCACATACAGCGCCCACCCGAACCCGGGGACGGACAGCGTGATCCTCACGAGCGTAACGTATCCGCTGTTCGATGCGGGAGCTTCCCGGGCGGCGGTCCGCGAGGCGAGGGAGTCGGCGCGCCAGTCCGCAATGCAGATCGAACTGATGCGGCAGGAGATCGCCGCCGGCGTGGAAACGGCGTTCCTGCAGCGCGAGGAAGCGCGCACAAGGATAGCGGCCTCGCAGACGGCCCTGGTCGCGGCCAGGGAAAACTACGCCGCGGCCTCCGAGTCGCACCAGGAAGGAAGCGGCACCATCCTGGACGTCATCGCGGCCCAGAACCAGTTGGTCACCGCCGAAACCAACGCTGTGCAGGCCATCTATGACTATTTCACTGCCGCGGCGCGATTGGAGCGCGCTGTCGGAGCCAATGAGCCCGGCGGAGCAGAAGGAGAAACCAGATGA